The stretch of DNA AGCGCGGGCGACCCTACCGGGGTCATCGTCCAGATAGGGACCAGAAACGCCCAGAACTTCGAGCTTTTAAAGCACGTCGGAAGGCAGACGGAGTTTCCCGTCCTCTTCAAGCGCGGGATGGGGATAACCCTGGAGGAATCCCTCAACGCCTGCGAGTACATCGCCAGCAACGGCAATTCCCGCATCATCTTCTGCCTGCGCGGGATGAAGACGAACCTGGGCGACCCGCACCGGAACCTCGTCGATTTCGCCCACGTCCCCGTGGTGAAAAGGCTGACCCGCCTGCCGGTCTGCATCGACCCTTCCCACTCGGTGGGCAAGAAGGTTCTGGCTCCCGACGGACTGCTGGACATCCAGCACGCGGGGGCGCAGGGCATAATCGCCGGGGCCAACATGCTCATCGTCGATTTCCATCCCCGCCCCGAGGCCGCCCTCTGTGACGGCCCTCAGGCGCTTCTCCTGAAAGAGCTGGAGTTCTTCCTTGAGGACGTGAACATCTGCCGCGACGCCTACGAAAAGCGCAAGACGGCCGCCTCCCGCTTCGCCCGGTCTTCGGGCAAGTGCGAGTGCAAGTAAGAATCAAAGCAGCGAAAAGGCCGGGGCAAAGGCTGCCCCGGCTTCTTTTCGCCGTTTCCGGCAAAAATAATGGGGGGTGGGAAGTCCGCGCGTGCGGTAGTATAAGGGGAACGTAAATTTCACTCCGTCTTTTTGGAGGATGAAATGTTTTCCATCGTGCGCCGCAAGCTGCTCATCGAAAAAGAATTCCAGATCAAGTTCATATTAAAAGTTCTGGCGGTTATAGTCGTCGGAACCGCCCTCACCGGAATTTTTCTCTACAAATTCGGAAATTACCAGTTCGACAGGACCTACTACCTCGCCCACCAGGATGTGCGCGAGAGCTGGGAGGTCTTCTGGGAGGCGGTTCTCGGCGCTTCGCTCGCCTCGATGGCCCTCGTCACGGCCCCTATAATCTTTTTCACCCTTTACGAGAGCCACCGGATAGTCGGCCCCCTTTACCGGGTGCGCGTCAACCTCGACAAGATCAGCGGCGGAGACCTCACGCTCGAAACGAAGCTCCGCAAGGACGACGAGTTTCTGGTCTTTAACGACGTAATGAACAACCTCACCCATTCCCTCCGGGACAAGGTGGCCGGGATACGGGAGGCGAAGGAGGCGCTCGGGAAGGAGCTGGAGGAGGGTGAAACCGACAGGGCCCGCCTCCGGGAACGTCTGAACGCCCTCGATGAGAAGATCTCCGCCTTCCGCATCTGAAATGCGCACAGTCGTTCTCGCCCTCGCGGCCCTCATCCTTCTTTGCTCCCCGGCGCTCGCCAAGGACCCGCACGAGCGGCTTCGCGACCCGGAGTACTGCAAGGAATGCCACGTAACAAAGGAGGGGAGCGGCGCGCCCGCAAAACCTGTCTCCCTGAACGCCGACGTGATAAGTCTCTGCCTCAAATGTCACGACCGGAAGATGGTCTTCGGAACCCATCCCGTCGAGATACGCCCCGAGATGAAGCTCCCGGAGGGAATCCACCTCTCGGAAGAGGGGGCGATGACCTGCGCCACCTGCCACGATCCCCACATGGAAAGCGAAAGCGAGACGCCCTACGTCGCCGAGCCTTTTTTTCTTCGGCTCAGGAACTTTTTCACCGCCGGGGAAAAGCACCGGACCTACTTTTTGCGCCTTCCCAACGACGAAGGGCAGCTTTGCAAGCTCTGCCACGACATGAAAACCCTCGGCTCGCGCTCCCCCCTCTGGGAGGTGCTGCGTTTCGAGGAATTCATCGGCTCGAAGAGCTGCGAGGGTTGTCACGCGGATATCTACGGCGAGTGGAAAAAGACCCCCCATGCGCGGATGGTGAGGGACGCGCGCGAAGAGCCTTCGGCGGTCGCCGGCGACTTCTCCAAAAATCCCCCCCTCCCGCTGAAGGAGGTTTCTCTGGTCCTCGGAAGCCATTGGAAGCAGCAGTACGTCGAAGAAACGGACGGGGAGCTTTACGTCAAGGGCAAGGGGTGGAACATGAAGGCGGGGGGGTGGGAGACGATGGCCTGGGAGGACAAGCCCTGGAGCCTCTCCTGTCAGGGTTGCCACACCACCGGCTTCGTTATGGAGGAAAAGCCGAAGTACGTTGAAGCGGGGATAGGTTGCGAGGCTTGCCACGGCCCCGGCAGGAGCCACGCCGGGAGCGGCGGAAGCTCCCCGATAGTGAACCCCGCCCGCCTCACCGCTGAGCGCAGGGAGATGATATGCCAGGCGTGCCACACCACCGGCCACGACGTGAGCGGCCAGTTCCAGTTTCCCCTCGGCTATCTTCCGGGGCAGGATCTCTCCTTCTACTTCAAGGGGCTGATGCCCAAATCCGGCCAGTCCGACGACACCTTTTACGGCGACGGCAGCTATGAAGACCGCCGGAGACAGTACGAGTGGTGGAAGACCACGGTGCTGGAGGCGAGGGGAGTGGCGTGCAGCGCCTGCAACGATTTTCGGTCGAGGGGGAAAAAAGAGGTAAAGCCCCTGATGTCCATCCCCGAGTACTGCCAGAGCTGCCACAGGGATTTTCCCGGCAAGACCGCCGTGCACAAAAAGCACCGGATGGCGTCCACCGGTTGCACCTCCTGCCACATGGCGAGGGTGGCGAAATCCACCGGAGGGTACTCCGTTCACGACCATAAGTTCCTCTTTTTGACCCCGCCGGGAAGTAAGATAGAAAAACCGTCGGAAACCTGCGATAATTGCCACAAGGTCTCGCCCGCTACTTCGGGCGTGCGATAGATGGAGGGAAAAATGAAAAAGAATTTCCGCTTCGCGCTGGTGCTGCTCTTCCTGACCCTCTTGCTCCCGTCCGCCTCTCTTGCCCTCTGCATCGGGACCGGGCAGCAGATGCCCGAATTCTGGGCTTACGACCTCGAAGGCAAAAAGGTCAGCATCAACGACTACAGGGGCAAGGTGGTCATGCTCGCATTCTGGGCCTCCTGGTGCCCGAGGTGCATGGACGAGCTTGCCTACCTGCAGAAGAACTTCGCCGGGGCCAACGGGGATCTGGTCGTTCTGGCCGTGAACCAGGAGACCAAGATGCTTTCCCCCCAGCACGTCGAAAAGCTGAAGGTGGAAGTCAAGCAGATGGGGCTGACCTTCCCCATCATCCTCGACAAGGATTTCGACGCCTACAAAAAGCTCTGCATAGCCGCCCTGCCGACCAGCATAGTCATCGACCGGGACGGAAAGGTTATTTACGCCGCGACCACCTATTACACCGATACGGCGAATTCCCTGAAAGAGACCCTGAAGTCGCTCGGAATCTCCACCGATCAGGGCAAATAAGGATGACGATGAGCCCAAGGGCGTCTTTTCGCCTCGCTGCTGCGGTCTTTTTGGCCGCCTGCCTACTCTTGTCGGGGTTTCCCGCCCGGGCAGCCGACTATCCCAAAACCCTCCCGGAGATACGGCTCAGCGACTGGGACGGGAAGGAATACGTAATCACAAGAAACGGTGACGGGGGAAACGTCCTCATATTTTTCTGGTCGGTCTTTTGCCCGAACTGCAAGGAAGTGATGCCGAAGCTTGCGAAATACGCCTCCTCGGAGGCGTCGCGGGGAACGAAGTTCTACGCGGTAAACGTTGACGGCGAAAATTTCAAGAACGCTGTAAAGGCTTTTCTCGACGATGTCAGGCCCGGGTACACCGTGGTCCTCGACCGCTTCGAGAAGGGGGCGATGGTAGCGGCGGATCCGCTTAACGTCGCGAAAACCCCGACGCTCTATCTTGTGACCTCAACCGGCAAGGTTATACTGCGACAGGAGATATCTATAGACCTCGACCGTTTTGAGAAGGCGAATTCGGCAAAAAAATAAGTTAATTTTTTCTCAAATACGGTCGATAAGTTAATCAAGAGGAAACGTCAGGCGAAATCGAATTTTCGGCAGTTACTCGATGTAAAAGACTTAACCTCGCCCGGCGCGGTTGAAAATCTGCTCAATGTGTGGAATAGTTATAGAGTGGGTTTACAGCAGGCACCGGACGGAAACATGGAAGACACAGCCGTGAAAAGAAGATTTCAAAGAATCAAGACTCAGGCGAGGGTCAGAATGTCGGCGCCGATAACCGGCGGCGTGCCGGACAGCGCGGAGGTTCGCGAACTCGGCCTCGGAGGTTGCCTCGTCTCCACCCCGATGAAGATAGGGGTCGGAAGAATGGTGATGCTCTACCTCGACCTCGAAGGGGATGAAGTGAGCGCGGTGGCCAAGATTCTCTACGAATACACCAACGAAGAAGGCTCCTTTAACTGCGGAGCGGAATTTCTCGATGTCGAGGAGGCCGATTTCGCCAGACTCTCGATCTACATCAACGACCGCATCTCCGACTATTCCAGGGAAAGATACACCTGCTGACGACAAACTTCGTCTTTTCTCGGGTTTACTTCGTCAGGCTTCCTACTCGATCCGCAATAATCCCTCGCCCGCCATTACCCTTCCTATAACCGCGCTCTCGGGAAATTCTCCGCCGATCTCTTCCAGAACCCTTTTCGCGCCCTCTTCGGGTATCGCTATAAGAAGACCGCCGGAGGTCTGCGGGTCGCAGGCGAAAAGGCTGGTCTCGGCGGAGTCGCACCTTTCGTTGACGATCTTTTTGGCGTAGGAAGAGAGGTTCGCGTAAGCCCCGGCGGGCACGAGCCCCGCCTGCCAGGCCTCTTTCGCGCCCGGCAGCATGGGAACTTTCTCCCAGTTTATGAGGATGTCTACGGAACTCTCTCGGCAGATGCCGAGGGCATGGCCCGCGAGGCCGAAACCCGTCACGTCGGTGGCGGCGGTCGCGCCGTGGCGCGCCATCGACTCGGAGGGGAGGCGGTTCAGCCGCGCCATCGAGAGCGCCATCTTTTCGGCGTGTTCGGGCTTCGCGAGACCTCCCTTTACGGCGGTGGCGACCATCCCCGCGCCGAGCGGCTTGGTCAGAACGAGAAGGTCGCCGGGTCTTGCGCCCCGGTTGGTGAAGAGTTTCTCGGGGTTTATCGTGCCGGTGACGGAGAGGCCGAAGAAGAGCTCCCGGCTCTCCACGGTGTGGCCGCCGACGAGGGCGGCCCCGGCTTCGAGAATTTTTTCCAGCGCTCCCGCCAGAATCGCCGAGATATCCTCTTTTTCCACGTCGCAGGCGGGAAAACACAGGATGTTCATCGCCGTGAGCGGTTTTCCGCCCATCGCGTAGACATCGGAAAGGGAGTTGGCGGCGGCTATCTTACCGAAGAGAAAAGGGTCGTCCACCACGGGGGAAATGAAGTCGAGAGTCTGCACGAGGGCGGTCTTTTCGTCCAGAAGGTAGACCCCGGCGTCGTCGCCGGTGGAAAGCCCCACCAGCACCCTTTCATTCGCCGGGACTTTAAGCCCCGAAAGAACTCCGGCCAGAACCTCCGGCCCGATTTTCGCTCCTCAGCCCGAGGCGCGAGAGAGAGAAGTAAGTCTTTTCTTCTCCATTTTTCCCTTTCAGGAGATGGTGGTAACCCGGTAGCCGCCGGTCATGGTTTCGATGGTGTCGAAGATGTTGGTCACCTTCCCCGTCTTCAGAGCTTCTTTTTTGCCGAAGAAATCGAGGCAGGTGCCGCAACTCAGTATCTCGACCCCCAGTTTCTCAAGGGCACAAAGCTCTTCGAGAACCGGCGAGCCTTCCGTGGTAAGCCGGACCGAGGAATTAAGGAAGATCAGCTTCGCCGGGAGTACTGTGGCCTTGGGCAGCGCCCCGAAAAAAGCGCGCATGAGTATAGCGCCCAGCTCCGGGTTTTCCCCGAGGGTGTCGGACAAAAAGAGAATCGCGCTTTTCGCCGGCTCCATCGTCGCGGGCTGTTCCGGGGTTTCGCAGGTCAAACCCTTTACGATGGTGATCTCGTAAGCCTCCCCGTGTTCCTTCGCGTTCA from bacterium encodes:
- a CDS encoding 3-deoxy-7-phosphoheptulonate synthase translates to MIVILKNQLKKGSPELKQLEGVAARYPGLTLSTHNVKGAIETISEVYVFGPTLQVPTAPFEELPFVQKVVRVSSKYRIIGSHEGQVDAVGFEYKGLKFHQDSFHVFAGLCAVDTRQHVEMMMKALRDAGLDTTRMGAYKPRTSPYEFQGHGKECLPYVFELAGKYKIKAIAMEVTHESQLEEIRDALRSAGDPTGVIVQIGTRNAQNFELLKHVGRQTEFPVLFKRGMGITLEESLNACEYIASNGNSRIIFCLRGMKTNLGDPHRNLVDFAHVPVVKRLTRLPVCIDPSHSVGKKVLAPDGLLDIQHAGAQGIIAGANMLIVDFHPRPEAALCDGPQALLLKELEFFLEDVNICRDAYEKRKTAASRFARSSGKCECK
- a CDS encoding methyl-accepting chemotaxis protein, whose amino-acid sequence is MFSIVRRKLLIEKEFQIKFILKVLAVIVVGTALTGIFLYKFGNYQFDRTYYLAHQDVRESWEVFWEAVLGASLASMALVTAPIIFFTLYESHRIVGPLYRVRVNLDKISGGDLTLETKLRKDDEFLVFNDVMNNLTHSLRDKVAGIREAKEALGKELEEGETDRARLRERLNALDEKISAFRI
- a CDS encoding TlpA family protein disulfide reductase — encoded protein: MEGKMKKNFRFALVLLFLTLLLPSASLALCIGTGQQMPEFWAYDLEGKKVSINDYRGKVVMLAFWASWCPRCMDELAYLQKNFAGANGDLVVLAVNQETKMLSPQHVEKLKVEVKQMGLTFPIILDKDFDAYKKLCIAALPTSIVIDRDGKVIYAATTYYTDTANSLKETLKSLGISTDQGK
- a CDS encoding TlpA family protein disulfide reductase; the protein is MTMSPRASFRLAAAVFLAACLLLSGFPARAADYPKTLPEIRLSDWDGKEYVITRNGDGGNVLIFFWSVFCPNCKEVMPKLAKYASSEASRGTKFYAVNVDGENFKNAVKAFLDDVRPGYTVVLDRFEKGAMVAADPLNVAKTPTLYLVTSTGKVILRQEISIDLDRFEKANSAKK
- a CDS encoding PilZ domain-containing protein, whose translation is MEDTAVKRRFQRIKTQARVRMSAPITGGVPDSAEVRELGLGGCLVSTPMKIGVGRMVMLYLDLEGDEVSAVAKILYEYTNEEGSFNCGAEFLDVEEADFARLSIYINDRISDYSRERYTC
- the selD gene encoding selenide, water dikinase SelD, which produces MGPEVLAGVLSGLKVPANERVLVGLSTGDDAGVYLLDEKTALVQTLDFISPVVDDPFLFGKIAAANSLSDVYAMGGKPLTAMNILCFPACDVEKEDISAILAGALEKILEAGAALVGGHTVESRELFFGLSVTGTINPEKLFTNRGARPGDLLVLTKPLGAGMVATAVKGGLAKPEHAEKMALSMARLNRLPSESMARHGATAATDVTGFGLAGHALGICRESSVDILINWEKVPMLPGAKEAWQAGLVPAGAYANLSSYAKKIVNERCDSAETSLFACDPQTSGGLLIAIPEEGAKRVLEEIGGEFPESAVIGRVMAGEGLLRIE
- the yedF gene encoding sulfurtransferase-like selenium metabolism protein YedF translates to MGILDLRGLPCPEPVIKTKELLESAGMGVFTVLVDDLAAKENVSRFAANLGCYVNAKEHGEAYEITIVKGLTCETPEQPATMEPAKSAILFLSDTLGENPELGAILMRAFFGALPKATVLPAKLIFLNSSVRLTTEGSPVLEELCALEKLGVEILSCGTCLDFFGKKEALKTGKVTNIFDTIETMTGGYRVTTIS